One Triticum dicoccoides isolate Atlit2015 ecotype Zavitan chromosome 4B, WEW_v2.0, whole genome shotgun sequence genomic window carries:
- the LOC119293202 gene encoding uncharacterized protein LOC119293202: MEPGALATCGAVAFSWEQEPGVSKESPAAEARKHSGGRSTTPDSTKKVEARTHQLRVPPPPGGPGAPSLSPPVKTVRRRSSRRGVRPEEDPFLAAYVACTASGRKTGRGHTEAQKMLGWAGLRFALGLGLSCKTSCGVAEESVVSLTKKR; this comes from the coding sequence ATGGAGCCCGGAGCTTTAGCGACGTGCGGGGCGGTGGCCTTCTCCTGGGAGCAGGAGCCGGGGGTGTCCAAGGAGAGCCCGGCGGCCGAGGCAAGGAAGCACTCCGGCGGAAGGAGTACTACGCCGGACAGCACCAAGAAGGTGGAGGCACGGACGCACCAGCTGCGCGTGCCGCCTCCTCCGGGAGGTCCTGGAGCGCCGTCTCTGTCGCCGCCGGTGAAGACGGTGAGGAGAAGGTCCAGCAGACGGGGCGTCCGGCCGGAGGAGGACCCGTTCCTCGCGGCCTACGTCGCCTGCACGGCCAGCGGCAGGAAGACCGGCCGGGGGCACACCGAGGCCCAGAAGATGCTCGGGTGGGCCGGGCTTAGGTTTGCCCTTGGGCTTGGCCTCTCTTGCAAGACCTCTTGTGGTGTTGCCGAGGAGAGCGTCGTCAGCCTGACTAAAAAACGCTGA